The Rhodothermia bacterium sequence GATGGATTGGGGTTTTGGTGTAGGGTTTTTGTGCTTCTTTGCGCTGATTACAATGCTCATTACCGCCTATTTCTACACCCGTCAGGCAAAGGAATTGGATAAGCTCTTGAACGATGACGGAATCTGGGCGAAATGGGAGGTCACGCCGGAAGACTGGGAACAGTACTTGTCCCTAAGTTACCAGGCCCAAAAAGCCCGAAATATGATGGTCTTGCGTTTGATTTTGGTGATTACGTTGGTGATTGTGGTTTTTTTAGCAGTGATTTCTTCCGACCCACTCTTTTTGTTGATCGGTTTGGGGATAGCTGTTATTGTAATTGTTCCAGCTTTTTTGGCCCCACGCTGGTATCGGCATCAACAACGCCAGAACAGGGTGGTACTTCTTGGGGAAAAAGGGGCTTATGCCGGAGGTAGGTTTGTGTTTTGGGACGTCATCACGGTGGCCAGAGGGCAGGTATTCTTAGAAACAGATCAAAACCTGAATCTTCTTATTTTTCCCTATACGTACATGTCCGGCCCAACCATATCTGTGGAGGATGCTTTTTTGGTTCCTGTCCCTGATATTAACCTTCCGGCAGCACGCATTGCGATGAAACGATACAATCAACGGTTTTCAACCCAACCAATGGAGGACGGCGATGTCGAGCCTTAACTTTTGCCCACAATGCGGCACAAAATTACAATCGGGCGATGCCTTTTGCCCTTCTTGTGGATCTCGCCTTGTGGTAGAACCTCCGCAGCCTATTGCAAATCTTTATGATGCACCCTCCCAGCGCACTCGGCCTTTAGCACCAGAGGCCGAGATGAAAATAGAGGCCCTAGCAGACCGTGATTTTGTAACCGTTCCGCCAACCCAGCCTTTGCCAGCCGAGCCTATAGAAGAAGAGGGGGGTCCTCAACCATCTTTGGTTCGCTCAAATAAGACCAACGCCTTTCCAAAAATCTTGGTTGTGGGCTTGGTGGTATTGCTTGCCGGAGCGGGTGGTTGGTATTGGTGGAAAAACATAGCACCCGAACCCGTTACCCAAACCCCAACGAACGTTCTTGAAAACCGACAATCTGTTTTGCCCGTTACAGGTTCATCGGGTATAAAATTGGCAGATTTTGATGGGGTTTGGCGTTCCTACTGGGCCAATAGCTCCCAAGAACAGGAAATCAGAATTGGAAATCCAGAAGATGATCTCTTTATAGAAGTGCGCGGAAACGACCTGAAAATGTATCCACGATCCAATAAAGTAGGAGGCGCGGACTTGGGAACAACGTGCGGGACGATGGATGGACGCCAAATAACTTGTGAAACATGGGAAAAAGCCTCGCCCGGAACCAAATATCGCCTCAAATTGGAATTAAGCTCGGATAAAACAGACTTGAAAGTGACTGAAATACCCGATATCGCCACCGAGCCAGTCATCATTAAGTGTAAGCGCGTGTCGGCTGGGGATGGCGCACCAGATGAGAGATTGGTAGATCCAACGGCTTATGAAGTGCCGGATTCGCCAATACCCCTAAGCCAATCCTATTTCCCGCCTGTCACAGGGCCATTGTCCGAAAAGCAAGCGATAGACCGCGTCCGGTTGATTCCAGAGGTTAAAGACTGGCTCCGTCTGCTGAAAGAGAAAGGTGCAAAAGCCTTTATCGAGGTCAATCATTCCGAGGATGGGAAATATGTTATTCGCTGTTACGAAATCGTGAACGATGAAGGGATGGGGCATACGGCTACCCAAGGCTGGTATAGCGTGGACAAACAAACGGGATTTGTAGATTTTTATCTGCCTTGATCGTCCATGCGGGAAATGGCACAATGAATACTATTTGTTACCGCACTCAACAAGGTTTGGTCAGCCTTAAAGTCGGTTTGTTCAACCATATTAGGATTGCTATAACAGATTGCCGTGTTTGTTTTGCCTTATAAATTCAATACTTACATCTAAATCTATAAAAAGAGATTGACTCTTGGCATGAATTGTTTTTACCTCAGTAATCAATTAGAATTAATCGCACATTATTATCTTTGTTAAATGTCTAAGGACTAAATATTTAGACTAAGGACCAATCATAAAATAATAAATAACCAATATGTAACTCTTAACATGGTGATATTTAAGTGCTTATGTCTTCTTAAATGAAATTTGTCTTTTTCTGTCTTTTAAATCTTATGAAGGCTTTATGTATTTGTCTATCTTTAATTCACGCACTTTAACTTGTAAACGCATAGTTGTGTTGCGTTGCGTTGATAATCACCTTTTGCATTTTTGTTTATTTTGCTTACCCCTTCTTGTATCAATAATCTGTACTACCGCATTTTTCTGACTTGAATTTAAGCCCATGCAATAGCGAAGCCCGATTGTGATTGGCATGATGAGGAAAAACACGTAATAACAGACATTTTGCGCCAAACACTTGAAGAACCGCTTAGTGGCCATCTCTTATATCAAATTTCCTTGCATTGTAAAGCCAACATCAAGCAGAATGAAACCGTTTTTTGTACCTTATTTGTGTAACCTTAAACTAAAAATGCACCCTTTATGGAAAATGTAACCCAAGAAGCCGGAAAATGTCCGGTGGCACACAATGGTACGTCCAAAGTGCGGATGTCTGGAACTAATAACCGAGATTGGTGGCCGAACCAACTTAAGCTAAATATTTTGCGCCAACATGCAGTGGCATCAAACCCGATGGATCCAGATTTTGATTATGCAAAAGCGTTTAGTAGCCTTGACTTGGCTGCCGTGAAGCAAGATATCGTTGACCTAATGACCCATTCTCAGGATTGGTGGCCTGCGGATTATGGGCATTATGGCCCTTTCTTTATCCGAATGGCATGGCATAGTGCCGGAACGTACCGTGTTGGTGATGGTCGTGGTGGTGCCGGATCCGGTACACAGCGCTTTGCTCCATTAAATAGTTGGCCGGACAATGCCAACTTAGATAAAGCCCGCCTCTTGCTCTGGCCCATTAAACAAAAATATGGCCATAGCTTGTCTTGGGCAGATCTTATGATCTTGGCCGGAAACTGTGCATTGGAGTCAATGGGCTTCAAGACCTTTGGTTTTGCGGGAGGACGCGAGGATGTTTGGGAACCCGAAGAAGATATTTACTGGG is a genomic window containing:
- a CDS encoding zinc ribbon domain-containing protein; translated protein: MSSLNFCPQCGTKLQSGDAFCPSCGSRLVVEPPQPIANLYDAPSQRTRPLAPEAEMKIEALADRDFVTVPPTQPLPAEPIEEEGGPQPSLVRSNKTNAFPKILVVGLVVLLAGAGGWYWWKNIAPEPVTQTPTNVLENRQSVLPVTGSSGIKLADFDGVWRSYWANSSQEQEIRIGNPEDDLFIEVRGNDLKMYPRSNKVGGADLGTTCGTMDGRQITCETWEKASPGTKYRLKLELSSDKTDLKVTEIPDIATEPVIIKCKRVSAGDGAPDERLVDPTAYEVPDSPIPLSQSYFPPVTGPLSEKQAIDRVRLIPEVKDWLRLLKEKGAKAFIEVNHSEDGKYVIRCYEIVNDEGMGHTATQGWYSVDKQTGFVDFYLP